In Cicer arietinum cultivar CDC Frontier isolate Library 1 chromosome 7, Cicar.CDCFrontier_v2.0, whole genome shotgun sequence, a single window of DNA contains:
- the LOC101499749 gene encoding uncharacterized protein, with translation MTTSSETPQSGMFKPTGDNVDLAWQFNSVKDKNNRKKVTCDFCQVETSGGITRARQHQLGIRGDVKSCRKIPPDCKLLLQTDYDEKQALKDGILNEMEVQIDDDVNDDVAEIRRIRSGKRAIEAPLPAAKKTKGPVDLMFMKKTELKLGKDKRQTSIIDTCDKEARARTVQYIARFFYTNGIAFNVASSKSFKLMLEAVGNYGLHLKPTRYHELRVPLLEKELEYTKALLNGHQLHRAKYGCSIMSDGWTDRKNRTLINFLVNSTAGTMFVKSIDASAYMKTGIKIFELLDNFVEEIGEQNIVQVVTDNGSNYVLAGKLLTAKRPHLFWTPCAAHCLDLMLEDIGKIAKVKMVIQKGISLVGFIYNHTLALNIMRKNTGNVELVRHGVTRFATTFLTLQRLHKQKTNLRKMFTSEEWLKSKAANDPKGKKATRIVLLTSFWNDIIYTLKVMEPLVQVLRLVDNEKKPAMGYIYAEMIKAKEDIRKAFNEQASKYIDVFAIIDERWKCQLHHPLHAAGYYLNPKYFYSRPEIENDPILVGGLHLCIKTLSESHQMSDMTTTQLSEYKIVNGLFGLSGAIRQRTTLAPGNWIGTSFIFFLNFLAHNNLYKMKMIVSLQLSGGRLMEHKLHFCNYWPLKC, from the coding sequence ATGACAACATCATCTGAAACCCCACAATCTGGAATGTTTAAACCAACCGGAGATAATGTTGACCTAGCATGGCAGTTTAATAGTGTAAAAGACAAGAATAATAGGAAGAAGGTGACATGTGATTTTTGTCAAGTTGAAACTAGTGGTGGAATTACTAGAGCAAGACAACATCAGCTAGGAATAAGGGGAGACGTAAAAAGCTGCAGAAAAATACCACCAGATTGTAAGCTATTGTTGCAGACAGATTATGATGAGAAACAAGCACTAAAAGATGGAATATTAAATGAGATGGAAGTTCAAATTGACGATGATGTTAATGATGATGTAGCTGAAATAAGGAGAATTCGAAGTGGAAAAAGGGCAATTGAAGCCCCTTTACCGGCTGCCAAGAAGACAAAAGGTCCCGTGGATTTAATGTTCATGAAAAAAACAGAACTCAAATTGGGGAAAGACAAGAGACAAACAAGCATAATTGATACTTGTGACAAAGAAGCAAGAGCAAGAACGGTCCAATACATTGCTCgttttttttacacaaatgGAATTGCTTTCAatgttgcaagctcaaaaagctTCAAGTTGATGTTGGAAGCAGTTGGAAATTACGGTCTTCATTTGAAACCTACAAGATATCATGAGTTGAGGGTTCCACTCCTTGAAAAAGAGTTGGAATATACAAAGGCTTTGTTGAATGGTCATCAATTGCATCGCGCAAAATACGGATGCTCAATTATGTCAGATGGTTGGACGGATAGAAAGAATAGGACTTTGATAAATTTCTTGGTGAATTCCACAGCAGGAACAATGTTTGTGAAGAGTATTGATGCTTCTGCCTACATGAAGACtggaattaaaatatttgagctATTGGACAATTTTGTTGAGGAGATTGGAGAACAAAATATTGTGCAGGTGGTTACTGACAATGGAAGTAATTATGTATTGGCTGGTAAACTACTAACTGCCAAGAGACCACACTTGTTTTGGACTCCGTGTGCTGCACATTGTCTAGACCTGATGTTAGAAGATATTGGAAAGATTGCTAAGGTTAAAATGGTTATTCAAAAAGGGATTAGTCTTGTTGGCTTCATTTATAACCACACATTGGCATTGAACATAATGAGGAAGAACACTGGCAATGTTGAATTGGTTAGACATGGAGTCACAAGATTTGCTACCACATTTCTTACTTTGCAAAGATTGCATAAACAAAAAACCAACCTTAGAAAGATGTTCACTTCTGAAGAATGGTTGAAGTCCAAGGCAGCTAATGATCCTAAGGGAAAGAAAGCAACTCGTATTGTACTTTTGACATCATTTTGGAATGATATCATCTACACTCTTAAGGTTATGGAACCTCTTGTACAAGTGTTAAGACTTGTTGATAATGAGAAAAAACCTGCAATGGGATATATATATGCAGAAATGATCAAGGCCAAGGAGGATATTCGAAAAGCTTTCAATGAACAAGCAAGCAAGTACATAGATGTATTTGCAATCATTGATGAAAGGTGGAAATGTCAACTTCATCATCCATTGCATGCTGCAGGCTACTACCTAAATCCGAAGTATTTTTATAGCAGACCAGAAATTGAGAATGATCCCATATTGGTGGGAGGTCTTCACTTATGCATCAAAACACTTAGTGAAAGTCATCAAATGAGTGACATGACTACAACACAATTGTCAGAATATAAGATTGTTAATGGTCTCTTTGGATTGAGTGGAGCAATACGACAAAGGACAACATTAGCTCCCGGTAATTGGATTGGaacttcatttattttcttcttaaattttttagcACACAACAACTtgtataaaatgaaaatgattgttTCATTGCAGCTGAGTGGTGGAAGACTTATGGAGCACAAACTCCACTTTTGCAATTATTGGCCATTAAAGTGTTGA